One genomic segment of [Phormidium] sp. ETS-05 includes these proteins:
- a CDS encoding lipid-A-disaccharide synthase, protein MTKDKGQIDILILSNGPGEVVTWVRPVVQQLRQHQGEDGNGAQVRISVVLCPCPHATGREGTIARGYPEVDRVLEPEHFWPFLLWGKTADNWDWRPKGVVIFLGGDQFFTAIIGKRLGYRTIVYAEWEARWQSLIDCFAVMKPALIPPVTAKYSDKFTVVGDLMGDIALSLSLPSPSPLSKGGWGDGEGLGVRASGQGETGLLTQPGELIGLLPGSKPAKLAQGVPLTLAVASLIHEKRPQTGFAIPLAPTLELQTLANFASESKNPLIAKLGGTGAKLIREQDNSYFLEISSGLRVQIWTETPAYGLLSQCRLCLTTVGANTAELGSLAVPMIVLLPTQQLDAMRAWDGIPGLLANLPLVGTVFAKTINWLVLRQKRLFAWPNIWAKQEIVPELVGELSPEVVAQLALELLEQPQRLEAMRRNLQQLRGEPGAAAKIAQLVLAQLRL, encoded by the coding sequence ATGACCAAGGACAAAGGACAAATTGATATTTTAATCCTGTCCAACGGGCCGGGAGAGGTAGTGACTTGGGTGCGTCCGGTGGTGCAACAACTGCGACAACACCAGGGGGAGGATGGTAATGGCGCCCAAGTCAGGATATCAGTGGTTTTATGTCCCTGTCCCCACGCTACGGGAAGGGAAGGAACGATCGCCCGTGGCTATCCCGAAGTCGATCGGGTGCTTGAACCCGAGCATTTCTGGCCATTTCTCCTCTGGGGCAAAACCGCCGATAACTGGGACTGGCGACCCAAAGGCGTCGTAATTTTCCTCGGCGGCGACCAGTTTTTTACCGCCATCATCGGCAAACGCCTGGGATATCGCACTATAGTTTATGCCGAATGGGAGGCTCGCTGGCAAAGTTTAATCGACTGTTTTGCCGTGATGAAACCAGCACTTATCCCCCCCGTTACCGCCAAATACAGCGATAAATTCACCGTTGTAGGGGATTTAATGGGCGACATTGCCCTCTCCCTTTCTCTCCCCTCTCCCTCCCCCCTTTCAAAGGGGGGTTGGGGGGATGGAGAGGGGTTGGGGGTGAGGGCTTCTGGTCAGGGTGAAACCGGGTTACTCACCCAGCCGGGAGAATTAATTGGGTTATTGCCCGGTTCCAAACCGGCGAAATTGGCCCAGGGGGTGCCCTTGACTCTAGCAGTGGCTTCGCTCATCCACGAAAAGCGCCCCCAAACCGGCTTTGCTATCCCTCTCGCTCCCACTTTAGAACTGCAAACCCTAGCCAATTTTGCCTCGGAGAGTAAAAACCCCCTCATTGCCAAACTCGGAGGCACTGGCGCCAAATTAATTAGAGAACAGGATAACTCGTATTTCCTAGAAATTTCGTCAGGACTGCGGGTGCAAATTTGGACAGAAACCCCCGCCTATGGTTTACTCTCCCAATGTCGCCTTTGCCTCACCACCGTAGGCGCCAATACCGCCGAATTGGGTTCTCTAGCGGTGCCCATGATAGTATTACTGCCCACACAACAATTAGATGCCATGCGCGCTTGGGATGGCATCCCCGGGTTATTAGCGAATTTGCCCTTAGTGGGGACTGTTTTTGCTAAAACTATTAACTGGTTAGTATTGCGACAAAAGCGGTTATTTGCATGGCCAAATATTTGGGCAAAACAGGAAATAGTACCCGAATTGGTGGGAGAACTATCGCCGGAAGTAGTGGCCCAATTAGCCCTAGAATTGTTGGAGCAGCCACAGCGGTTGGAGGCGATGCGAAGGAACCTTCAGCAACTAAGGGGCGAACCCGGAGCCGCCGCCAAAATCGCCCAATTAGTCCTCGCCCAACTCCGTTTGTAG
- a CDS encoding sucrose synthase, with amino-acid sequence MAEYCTKQNKPAYFYKSSCLREMIHYTHEIILEAAQSWWAIRPRMGSQEIWRLGSNLTELRAIPVGELLELRDQIVNRPYFPAKGRLLEIDFGSFSRYFPTITDPRNVGNGLEFLNRHLARKLFQEPQHWLEVLLGFLRQHQYNTTSLLLSEKINSITQLSRQLPQALKIVANLPPDEPYQNFHLQLKQLGFEPGWGKNAGRVRTVLEFLHKLIDDPDPAVLEAFISHIPLIFRAVLVSVHGWVAQKGVLGRPDTSGQVVYVLNQARNLEKQLQEDIKLAGLDGFGIQPKVIVLTRLIANSDDTNAHEPLERIEAAENAWILRVPFREFNPNLTQNWISQTEIWPYLETFAIDAEAILIEAFQGNPDLMLGNYSDGNLVAFLLSRRFHIPYESIAHVLEKPRHLFSNLYWQDLEEFHNFSLQFTADLIAMNGADFILTSTYQEIVGTPDSVGHYESYQFFTMPELYHVVNGIELFSPKFNVMPPGVNEKIFFPYDSDAATDAEKAHIADLLFTKEDPQIIGHLDNPNLRPIFSIAPLIPVKNLTGLVECFGPSPQIQEKCNLILVAGKVRPEDSTSEEERGEIEKLHDILAEYNLKGKVRWIAMRLNTPDTGAVYRCIAARGGIYVHPARFESFGMTILEAMVSGLPVFVTQFGGPAETIQDGENGFTINPTDLEETAAKILSFISKCEVDPEYWREISQRGVQGVQDKYNWKLHSKKLLLLGKVYSFWNYGSSANREPLLRYLEALFYLIYKPRSEKLLEQHGAR; translated from the coding sequence TTGGCGGAATACTGCACTAAACAAAATAAGCCCGCTTACTTTTACAAATCCTCGTGTTTGAGAGAAATGATCCACTATACCCATGAAATCATCTTGGAAGCAGCACAAAGCTGGTGGGCGATCAGACCGAGAATGGGGAGCCAAGAAATCTGGCGGCTGGGGTCAAACCTCACAGAACTGAGGGCGATACCAGTAGGCGAGCTGCTGGAGTTGCGCGATCAGATCGTCAACCGCCCCTACTTTCCCGCCAAAGGCAGACTCCTAGAAATCGATTTTGGGTCTTTTTCCCGATATTTTCCCACCATCACAGACCCCAGAAACGTCGGCAACGGTTTAGAGTTCCTCAACCGCCATTTAGCCCGCAAGCTGTTTCAAGAACCCCAGCATTGGTTAGAGGTACTCCTAGGCTTCTTGCGCCAACACCAGTATAACACAACTAGCCTATTACTCAGCGAAAAAATTAATTCCATCACCCAACTATCCCGGCAGCTACCACAGGCGTTAAAAATAGTTGCCAACCTCCCCCCAGATGAACCTTACCAAAACTTTCACCTACAACTGAAACAGCTAGGTTTTGAACCCGGTTGGGGTAAAAACGCCGGTCGGGTGCGCACCGTACTAGAATTTCTCCATAAACTAATTGACGATCCAGACCCAGCAGTTTTAGAAGCCTTCATCAGCCATATTCCCCTCATATTTCGCGCCGTCCTCGTCTCCGTCCACGGTTGGGTAGCACAAAAAGGAGTATTGGGGCGTCCCGATACCAGCGGTCAGGTAGTGTATGTCCTCAACCAAGCGAGAAACCTAGAAAAACAACTGCAAGAAGATATCAAACTCGCCGGACTCGACGGATTTGGTATTCAGCCAAAAGTCATCGTTTTGACCCGACTGATAGCCAACAGCGACGACACCAACGCCCACGAACCCCTAGAAAGAATCGAAGCTGCAGAAAATGCCTGGATTTTGCGGGTGCCCTTCCGAGAATTTAATCCCAATCTCACCCAAAATTGGATTTCTCAAACCGAAATTTGGCCCTATTTAGAAACCTTTGCCATCGACGCCGAAGCCATCCTCATTGAGGCATTCCAGGGCAACCCAGATTTAATGCTGGGCAACTATTCCGACGGCAACTTAGTGGCATTCCTGCTGTCTCGACGTTTTCACATTCCCTACGAGAGCATTGCCCACGTGCTGGAAAAACCACGGCATCTATTCAGTAATCTTTACTGGCAAGACCTGGAAGAGTTTCACAACTTTTCCCTGCAATTCACTGCGGATTTGATTGCCATGAATGGGGCAGATTTTATCTTGACCAGTACCTATCAAGAAATTGTGGGGACGCCGGATAGCGTAGGCCATTACGAATCTTACCAATTTTTCACCATGCCGGAACTATATCACGTGGTGAACGGGATTGAACTCTTCAGTCCCAAGTTTAACGTAATGCCGCCGGGAGTGAATGAGAAAATTTTCTTCCCATATGATAGCGATGCAGCTACTGATGCAGAAAAGGCACATATCGCCGATCTACTGTTTACTAAAGAAGACCCGCAGATTATCGGACATCTGGACAACCCCAATTTGCGCCCCATTTTTTCCATAGCCCCCCTGATACCGGTTAAAAATCTGACCGGTTTAGTAGAATGTTTTGGGCCCAGTCCCCAAATTCAGGAAAAGTGTAATTTAATTTTAGTGGCGGGTAAAGTGCGGCCCGAAGATAGTACCAGCGAGGAAGAAAGGGGGGAAATTGAAAAGTTACACGACATTTTGGCAGAATATAATTTAAAAGGGAAAGTGCGCTGGATAGCAATGCGCCTCAACACCCCGGATACGGGTGCTGTTTATCGCTGCATTGCTGCTCGTGGAGGCATTTATGTCCACCCAGCGCGCTTTGAATCCTTTGGGATGACCATTCTCGAGGCGATGGTGTCTGGTTTACCGGTGTTTGTTACCCAATTTGGCGGACCGGCGGAAACTATCCAGGATGGAGAGAATGGGTTTACCATCAACCCTACGGACTTGGAGGAGACGGCGGCCAAAATTCTCTCGTTTATCTCCAAATGCGAAGTAGATCCCGAATACTGGCGGGAAATTTCCCAGCGGGGGGTGCAAGGAGTCCAAGATAAATATAACTGGAAGCTGCATAGTAAAAAATTGCTGTTGCTAGGGAAGGTTTACAGTTTCTGGAACTATGGATCGTCAGCGAACCGCGAACCATTATTGCGTTATTTGGAGGCGTTGTTTTACTTAATTTATAAACCGCGCTCTGAAAAATTACTGGAGCAACATGGGGCGCGCTGA
- a CDS encoding ankyrin repeat domain-containing protein: protein MTELIDAVKQGDITKVTALLDAGADPNTAAEDSTTVLIFSAEAGRGDIVAKLLAAGADVNLSDEDGWTALMGAAAAGQSSIVKDLLAAGADVNAKTNFGLTALMGAAGCGHQEVVTILLNSGADFTAKDNNNWTALVWAAQEGHKQVMELLKMARQIGL from the coding sequence ATGACAGAATTAATCGATGCTGTAAAACAAGGTGATATTACCAAAGTTACCGCCCTACTTGATGCTGGCGCTGACCCCAACACCGCCGCAGAAGATAGTACAACAGTATTGATTTTCAGTGCCGAAGCTGGACGGGGAGATATTGTGGCCAAGTTGCTGGCTGCTGGAGCCGATGTCAATCTATCGGATGAGGACGGCTGGACAGCTTTAATGGGTGCCGCCGCTGCTGGTCAGAGTAGCATTGTTAAAGACTTGCTTGCTGCTGGTGCTGATGTGAATGCTAAAACTAATTTCGGTTTGACGGCTTTAATGGGTGCTGCTGGGTGTGGACATCAGGAAGTTGTTACCATTCTCCTCAACAGTGGTGCTGATTTCACGGCCAAAGATAATAATAACTGGACTGCATTGGTTTGGGCTGCCCAAGAAGGCCATAAACAGGTGATGGAATTGCTCAAGATGGCACGACAAATAGGTTTGTAG
- the pgmB gene encoding beta-phosphoglucomutase, which produces MAAKQHLAQLPDYQVLRAAHEEAWAAVWEDCDITIEGDIRAQLAVRYNLFQLLISAPTQDDRVSIPAKSLSGFAYKGHIFWDTEIFILPLFTLTQPQIARNLLSYRYHTLPGSRRKAQASGYPGAAIAWESATTGDEVTPRWILAADPDADPIRIWCGDRELHITTDVAYGVWQYWRATGDDQWMRNYGAEIILDTAIFWGTRVEWNGKRERYEIRSVIGPDEYHDRVDNNTFTNRMVQWHLETALAVWQWLETFHPERLSELEAKLDLKEDRRHRWADIARRLCVLYDPQTGLVEQCEGFFALEDINLADYEPRSRSMQAILGIEGTNKRQVLKQPDVLMLLYLLRSIGSPGGGQRLNWDEKILAKNWDYYAPRTDHTYGSSLGPAIHGILACDLEQPAAAYEHFMRAAMVDLEDVHQNAADGIHAASAGGVWQATVFGFGGLKLPDGESHPTAKAHLPPGWTRLKYKVKWRGQSYEFDFSAPTEAIPATPMTPGIRGVIFDLDGVLTDTAEFHYQGWQRVADEEGIAFDRKANEAMRGLSRRDSLLQMLGGKVLPEARMVEIMARKNRYYVDLLEQIGPEHLLAGAGSLLAELHAAGIKVAIGSASKNARMVIDRLNIAHLVDAIADGNTVDRSKPAPDLFLHAAEQLGLSPVECVVVEDAASGIEAALAAGMLAVGLGPVERVGSAHVVLPNLEGVRWADLLGKLTAAR; this is translated from the coding sequence ATGGCGGCAAAGCAGCACTTGGCGCAACTGCCAGACTACCAGGTTTTGCGGGCGGCGCACGAGGAGGCTTGGGCTGCTGTTTGGGAAGACTGCGATATTACGATCGAAGGGGATATCCGAGCCCAACTGGCGGTGCGCTACAACTTGTTTCAACTGCTGATCAGCGCTCCCACTCAGGACGATCGGGTGAGCATTCCGGCGAAAAGTCTCTCGGGTTTTGCCTACAAGGGTCACATTTTCTGGGATACGGAAATATTTATCCTGCCTCTGTTTACCCTCACCCAACCACAGATAGCGCGGAATTTGTTGAGTTACCGTTATCATACTCTGCCCGGAAGTCGGCGCAAGGCGCAAGCTAGCGGCTATCCGGGGGCAGCTATTGCCTGGGAAAGTGCCACGACTGGGGATGAGGTGACGCCTCGGTGGATTTTGGCAGCGGATCCAGATGCGGACCCGATTAGAATTTGGTGTGGCGATCGCGAACTACATATCACCACCGATGTCGCCTATGGCGTGTGGCAATACTGGCGAGCCACCGGCGATGACCAATGGATGCGCAACTATGGCGCCGAAATCATCCTCGATACCGCCATTTTCTGGGGCACCCGCGTGGAGTGGAACGGTAAACGCGAACGGTATGAGATTAGAAGCGTCATCGGACCAGATGAATACCACGATCGGGTAGATAACAACACCTTTACCAACCGGATGGTGCAGTGGCACTTGGAAACAGCCTTAGCGGTGTGGCAATGGCTGGAAACCTTCCACCCAGAAAGGCTCTCCGAGCTGGAGGCCAAGCTAGACCTGAAAGAAGACCGACGCCACCGGTGGGCAGATATCGCTCGCCGCCTGTGTGTACTATACGACCCGCAAACTGGTTTAGTGGAGCAGTGCGAGGGTTTCTTCGCACTTGAAGATATCAATTTAGCCGACTACGAGCCCCGCAGCCGCTCCATGCAGGCAATTTTGGGCATCGAAGGCACCAATAAACGCCAAGTCCTCAAACAGCCAGACGTGTTGATGCTCCTGTACCTCCTGCGGAGTATCGGTTCCCCAGGAGGGGGACAAAGGCTCAACTGGGACGAAAAAATCTTAGCCAAAAACTGGGATTATTATGCGCCGCGCACAGACCACACCTATGGCTCTAGTCTCGGTCCAGCCATACATGGGATTTTGGCTTGCGACTTGGAGCAACCCGCCGCTGCCTACGAACATTTTATGCGAGCGGCGATGGTTGACTTAGAAGATGTGCACCAGAATGCGGCGGATGGCATTCATGCGGCTTCTGCTGGTGGTGTTTGGCAGGCAACGGTGTTTGGTTTTGGCGGGTTAAAGTTGCCCGATGGGGAGAGCCACCCTACGGCTAAAGCCCACTTACCCCCGGGCTGGACGCGGCTAAAGTATAAGGTAAAATGGCGTGGTCAGAGCTACGAGTTTGATTTTTCTGCCCCAACGGAGGCGATACCCGCCACACCGATGACGCCAGGGATTCGGGGAGTCATTTTTGATTTGGATGGGGTGCTGACGGATACGGCGGAATTCCACTACCAAGGTTGGCAGCGGGTGGCGGATGAGGAGGGTATTGCTTTTGACCGCAAGGCGAATGAAGCCATGCGGGGTCTGTCTCGTCGGGATTCTTTGCTGCAGATGTTGGGGGGAAAAGTCCTCCCAGAAGCCAGGATGGTGGAAATTATGGCGCGGAAAAACCGCTATTATGTGGATTTGCTCGAGCAAATCGGACCGGAACATTTACTCGCTGGGGCGGGTTCATTGTTAGCGGAGCTGCACGCAGCGGGAATTAAGGTGGCGATCGGCTCGGCGAGTAAAAATGCCCGCATGGTCATCGATCGCCTCAATATTGCCCACTTGGTGGATGCGATCGCTGACGGTAACACAGTCGATCGTTCCAAACCCGCCCCAGACCTGTTCCTCCACGCCGCCGAGCAATTGGGACTTTCCCCTGTGGAATGCGTGGTGGTCGAAGATGCTGCCTCCGGTATTGAAGCAGCTCTAGCAGCGGGGATGCTGGCAGTAGGACTCGGGCCAGTGGAGCGGGTTGGATCTGCTCACGTGGTCCTCCCCAACTTGGAAGGTGTCCGCTGGGCAGACCTCCTGGGGAAATTGACCGCCGCCCGGTAA